In one Methanospirillum lacunae genomic region, the following are encoded:
- a CDS encoding thiamine pyrophosphate-dependent enzyme, translating into MADKTCELVDCGHRACGGCGPAFAARLILKGSGPESIVCASTGCMEVFSTPYPQTAWKVPWIHSLFENAAAVASGIESALKKQGRKENVLCICGDGATFDIGIQCISGAFERGHNITYICYDNEAYMNTGIQRSGATPYDASTTTSPAGKRSTGNNRPKKDLPQILAAHGSPYVATCSIAYPNDVIKKVDRAVQTEGPCYIQIHTPCCTGWGFDGAKTVELAKMAIECGLWVNYEMVNGKVEKVKKIKRKPVDEYLKSQKRFAHLFKPQRNDVEIAKIQAIADVNAEKYGIDL; encoded by the coding sequence ATGGCAGACAAGACCTGTGAACTTGTTGACTGTGGACACCGTGCATGTGGTGGCTGTGGTCCGGCATTCGCTGCCCGCCTGATTCTGAAAGGATCAGGTCCGGAGTCTATCGTCTGTGCATCTACCGGATGTATGGAAGTCTTCTCCACCCCATACCCACAGACTGCCTGGAAGGTTCCCTGGATTCACTCGCTCTTTGAGAACGCTGCTGCAGTGGCATCAGGGATTGAATCAGCATTAAAGAAACAGGGACGTAAAGAAAATGTTCTCTGTATCTGTGGTGACGGAGCAACCTTTGATATCGGGATTCAGTGCATCAGCGGTGCATTTGAGCGTGGCCACAATATTACATACATCTGCTACGATAACGAAGCCTATATGAACACCGGGATTCAGCGTTCCGGTGCAACACCATATGATGCTTCAACCACCACATCTCCAGCAGGAAAACGTTCAACCGGAAACAACCGACCCAAGAAGGATCTTCCCCAGATTCTTGCAGCCCATGGATCACCATATGTGGCAACCTGTTCGATAGCATATCCGAACGACGTCATCAAGAAGGTTGACCGTGCTGTCCAGACCGAAGGACCCTGTTATATTCAGATCCACACCCCATGCTGTACAGGCTGGGGTTTTGATGGAGCTAAAACCGTAGAACTTGCAAAGATGGCAATCGAGTGCGGACTCTGGGTCAACTACGAGATGGTCAATGGAAAGGTTGAGAAGGTCAAGAAGATCAAACGGAAACCTGTTGATGAATACCTGAAATCACAGAAACGGTTTGCCCATCTCTTCAAGCCCCAGCGTAACGATGTCGAGATCGCAAAGATCCAGGCTATCGCTGATGTAAATGCTGAAAAGTACGGAATTGATCTGTAA
- a CDS encoding pyruvate ferredoxin oxidoreductase subunit gamma → MRELRIHGRGGQGSVTAAELIAVAAFKSGVYSQAFPAFGVERRGAPVQAFVRFSDNKIRLRSQIYEPDYVIVQDSTLIKDVNVFSGMKEGGIVLINTEKGLDSPVPAGVKLIQIDATKMALEILGVPITNTTLMGAFAALSGEISLDALEEAVRERFSGSLADKNVNAARAAFDLIKGGA, encoded by the coding sequence TTGAGAGAACTACGAATACACGGAAGAGGTGGTCAGGGCTCGGTCACGGCTGCCGAACTGATCGCGGTAGCGGCCTTCAAAAGTGGCGTCTACTCCCAGGCATTCCCGGCTTTTGGTGTCGAGAGACGCGGAGCTCCGGTCCAGGCATTTGTCAGGTTCTCAGATAATAAGATCAGGCTCCGGAGCCAGATCTACGAACCTGATTATGTCATTGTACAGGACAGTACTCTCATCAAGGATGTGAATGTCTTCTCCGGGATGAAAGAGGGCGGCATCGTCCTCATTAACACAGAGAAGGGTCTTGATTCACCGGTGCCTGCTGGCGTTAAGCTGATCCAGATTGATGCAACCAAGATGGCACTTGAGATTCTTGGTGTTCCAATAACCAATACCACCCTTATGGGTGCATTTGCAGCGTTAAGTGGGGAAATTTCACTTGATGCACTTGAAGAAGCAGTGCGTGAACGTTTCTCCGGATCTCTGGCAGATAAGAATGTGAATGCTGCGCGTGCAGCCTTTGATCTGATTAAGGGAGGTGCCTGA
- the porA gene encoding pyruvate ferredoxin oxidoreductase, translating into MKGILEGSHAAAEAAKLCRPDVVSAYPITPQTHIVERLAEMVADGELDSEYICVESEFSALSACLGASAAGSRVYSATSSQGLLLMTEVCFNVAGMRQPIVMSIANRAVGAPLSIWNDQQDSIALRDCGWIQIYAEDAQEIHDFHYIAYKVAEDHDVLLPVFICFDGFILSHTYEPVDMPTQAEVDAFLPPYKPYNMLDAKNPISMGMYATPEYYMEFRYEIDQAMVRSLDVIRRVGKEFGQKFGRDYSNLVEAYKLEDAEVAIVALGSVSGTIKDAIDEMRADGKKVGLLRLIVFRPFPAEDVKKALSGIKKVGVFEKNLSIGARMKGAVGYEVKDAVNDSSVSVLSYVAGLGGRDITIADIKKMVGEIEAGRGDCFLGLREELI; encoded by the coding sequence ATGAAGGGAATTCTTGAAGGATCGCACGCAGCCGCTGAGGCAGCAAAGCTCTGCAGGCCTGATGTAGTTTCTGCATATCCAATCACCCCTCAGACTCATATCGTAGAGCGGCTCGCCGAGATGGTAGCCGACGGAGAACTGGACAGTGAATACATCTGTGTAGAGAGTGAGTTCTCTGCCTTGTCTGCATGTCTTGGTGCATCAGCAGCAGGCTCACGGGTGTACTCTGCAACCTCTTCACAAGGTCTGCTCCTCATGACCGAAGTCTGCTTCAACGTGGCCGGAATGCGTCAGCCAATCGTTATGTCTATCGCAAACCGTGCAGTAGGAGCACCACTCTCGATCTGGAACGATCAGCAGGACTCTATTGCTCTTCGTGACTGTGGCTGGATTCAGATCTACGCCGAGGATGCACAGGAAATTCATGATTTCCACTACATCGCGTACAAGGTTGCAGAAGACCATGATGTTCTTCTTCCGGTCTTTATCTGCTTTGACGGGTTCATCCTCTCTCACACCTACGAGCCGGTGGATATGCCCACACAGGCTGAAGTAGATGCATTCCTGCCTCCATACAAGCCGTATAACATGCTTGATGCAAAGAATCCAATCAGCATGGGCATGTATGCAACACCTGAATACTACATGGAATTCAGGTACGAGATAGACCAGGCAATGGTCAGGTCTCTTGATGTCATCAGAAGAGTCGGCAAAGAGTTTGGCCAGAAGTTCGGACGAGATTACAGCAATCTTGTCGAGGCATACAAGCTTGAAGATGCTGAAGTGGCTATTGTCGCACTTGGGTCTGTTAGTGGAACCATCAAGGACGCCATTGATGAGATGAGGGCTGACGGCAAGAAGGTTGGTCTTCTCAGGTTAATTGTGTTCAGACCATTTCCGGCAGAAGATGTTAAGAAGGCACTATCAGGGATCAAAAAGGTTGGTGTCTTTGAGAAGAACCTCTCAATCGGTGCCCGGATGAAAGGTGCTGTCGGGTACGAAGTCAAGGATGCAGTCAATGACTCATCAGTGTCTGTGCTCAGTTATGTTGCCGGACTTGGTGGCAGGGATATTACCATAGCGGATATTAAAAAGATGGTCGGAGAGATTGAAGCAGGAAGAGGAGATTGCTTCTTAGGCCTTCGTGAGGAGTTGATCTGA
- a CDS encoding cofactor-independent phosphoglycerate mutase, which translates to MKYLIVLGDGMADEPIAELGGKTPLEVAETPFMDQIAREGAMGLLKTVPDGYQPGSDIANLGVLGYDVKTCYTGRGALEAASMGIDLGPADMAYRCNLVTITDGVMTDFSAGHISSEEGAALLESLNEEIIRTNQQTAIFYPGVSYRNLMVIPSGGGVESTPPHDIVDQKIETWLPKGPDCELILTLMEISSRVFADHPVNRERIAAGKKPVTHIWPWSSGKRPEISHFSERWGISGGMISAVDLLNGIAKYAGMEIIRVPGATGFLDTDYNAKARYTINALRHLDFLYLHVEAPDEAGHMGDLKEKILAIERVDAMLGTIMEEFDGRIAVLPDHPTPIRVKTHTMDPVPFAIRGIKTDGCTRFSETEAVSGGFGTMKGTDLLPLLLS; encoded by the coding sequence ATGAAGTATCTGATCGTCCTCGGGGACGGTATGGCAGATGAGCCGATAGCAGAACTCGGGGGAAAGACACCTCTTGAAGTGGCTGAAACCCCGTTTATGGATCAGATTGCACGGGAAGGTGCGATGGGCCTGCTAAAAACCGTTCCTGACGGATATCAACCGGGAAGTGACATCGCGAATCTGGGTGTTCTCGGGTATGATGTGAAAACCTGCTATACAGGAAGAGGTGCTCTGGAGGCTGCAAGTATGGGTATCGACCTAGGACCTGCTGATATGGCATACCGATGCAACCTTGTTACCATTACAGACGGAGTGATGACTGACTTCTCTGCCGGACATATCAGTAGTGAAGAAGGGGCAGCACTGCTTGAGAGCCTGAACGAAGAAATAATACGTACAAATCAACAAACTGCAATTTTTTACCCCGGAGTCAGCTACCGGAACCTGATGGTCATCCCGAGTGGAGGCGGAGTAGAGTCTACACCTCCCCATGATATCGTTGATCAGAAGATCGAGACCTGGCTGCCAAAAGGACCTGATTGTGAACTTATTCTCACTCTCATGGAGATCAGTAGCAGGGTTTTTGCTGATCACCCGGTAAACCGGGAGCGGATTGCTGCAGGAAAAAAACCGGTAACACACATCTGGCCCTGGAGTAGCGGTAAGAGACCGGAAATTTCACACTTTTCAGAAAGATGGGGAATTTCTGGTGGGATGATATCAGCAGTGGATCTCCTCAATGGTATCGCAAAATATGCAGGGATGGAGATCATACGGGTGCCGGGAGCAACGGGATTTCTTGACACTGACTATAATGCAAAGGCCCGGTATACGATAAATGCGCTCAGGCATTTGGACTTTCTTTATCTCCATGTCGAGGCTCCTGACGAGGCAGGCCATATGGGAGATCTAAAAGAGAAGATTCTTGCTATCGAGCGGGTGGATGCCATGCTTGGCACCATCATGGAGGAGTTTGATGGAAGGATTGCAGTTCTGCCTGATCATCCAACCCCGATACGAGTGAAGACACACACCATGGATCCGGTTCCCTTTGCTATCAGAGGAATAAAGACAGACGGATGCACCAGATTCTCAGAGACAGAAGCTGTATCTGGTGGTTTTGGAACGATGAAAGGGACAGACCTTCTCCCTTTGCTCCTCTCATGA
- a CDS encoding type II toxin-antitoxin system VapC family toxin translates to MDQYLINTNILVHILTYDIPSETNSRMSEIYSGGFSISIISKTELLG, encoded by the coding sequence ATGGATCAGTACCTTATCAATACCAATATTCTCGTCCATATTCTCACATATGATATCCCTTCTGAAACCAATTCACGGATGAGTGAGATTTACTCTGGCGGTTTCTCGATCTCAATTATATCAAAAACCGAATTGCTTGGATAA
- a CDS encoding ligand-gated ion channel — MSGRYKSGVQKKILLSFSLLLLVLALSTQVSSTVPDPATNMTVPHAVITVGVYVIDFKQFDIQEGTCEVDFYLHLESDTPVTINDIELMNGDIISADLTHSTPNDKFYRVHATVSTDLTLQNYPFDYETIRIEIEPKDLYENEAIFVIDTIKTGIDPSEKIDGWSFVNVSSKVDSQIFPGDGAAYSRAVFNFTMKREALSNVLKFFLPIFLIVLVSLFSLLMKVTSRLSLNSSMFLAAVLIHWRVVSEIPNLSYGVFLDIFMVITYATLIMVLISGILRIHFTDSGKITQAELVHRISIWFIPAFCLLNYLWLFYTLRTVTS; from the coding sequence ATGTCGGGTAGATACAAATCAGGTGTCCAGAAAAAAATTTTATTATCTTTCTCTCTTCTTCTCCTCGTACTGGCACTTAGTACCCAGGTATCTAGTACAGTGCCTGATCCGGCAACAAACATGACTGTCCCCCATGCGGTAATCACCGTGGGTGTCTATGTGATTGATTTCAAGCAATTTGACATTCAGGAAGGGACATGTGAGGTCGATTTTTATCTTCACTTGGAATCAGACACACCGGTCACCATCAATGATATCGAACTGATGAACGGGGATATCATTTCAGCAGATCTGACTCACAGCACACCAAATGACAAGTTCTACCGGGTGCATGCAACTGTGAGCACTGATCTCACTCTCCAGAATTATCCTTTTGATTATGAGACCATCAGAATTGAGATAGAACCTAAAGATCTCTATGAGAATGAAGCAATTTTTGTCATTGATACCATCAAAACAGGTATTGACCCGTCTGAAAAGATAGATGGCTGGTCTTTTGTGAACGTGAGCTCAAAAGTTGATAGCCAGATCTTTCCGGGCGATGGGGCAGCATACTCCCGGGCTGTCTTCAATTTTACGATGAAAAGAGAAGCCCTCTCTAATGTACTGAAATTCTTTCTGCCCATATTTCTCATTGTCCTCGTCTCCCTTTTTTCATTATTGATGAAAGTGACTTCCCGCCTGAGCCTGAATTCCTCCATGTTTCTTGCAGCCGTCCTTATTCACTGGCGTGTTGTCAGTGAGATTCCGAACCTGTCGTACGGAGTTTTTCTTGACATTTTTATGGTCATCACGTATGCGACCCTGATAATGGTGTTGATATCAGGAATCCTCAGAATACATTTCACAGACAGTGGCAAGATAACTCAGGCTGAACTGGTGCACCGCATTTCAATATGGTTTATCCCGGCCTTTTGTCTGTTGAATTATCTCTGGCTTTTTTATACCCTTCGCACTGTAACATCCTAA
- a CDS encoding NAD-dependent epimerase/dehydratase family protein — MRSIVTGGAGFIGSHIVDHLVAQGDEVVVIDALLAGDLRFISRHLDSGAVKFIRANLLEPGWQDVCAGADRVWHIAADPDVRESAVTPDAQLNNTIIATHRVLEAIRLHKIPEIVFTSTSTVYGEATVIPTPETYTPMEPVSVYGAAKLACEALISAYCHSFGVRGYIFRFANIIGPRSGHGVITDFIKKLRANPKELEILGDGKQTKSYLEVTACVAAISYVIAHANDQVNTYNIGSEDWIDVTTIADILVKEAGLAGVSYKYTGGSRGWVGDVPKMQLSVEKLKSLGYTPTIGSHESVRLAVRAALSGQE, encoded by the coding sequence ATGCGTAGTATCGTAACCGGCGGAGCCGGATTCATCGGATCTCATATCGTTGATCACCTCGTAGCGCAGGGAGATGAGGTTGTGGTGATCGATGCCCTCCTTGCCGGAGACCTGCGTTTCATTAGCAGACACCTCGATTCAGGAGCTGTTAAATTTATCAGGGCAAATCTGCTCGAACCCGGATGGCAGGATGTATGTGCAGGAGCTGACCGGGTATGGCATATCGCCGCAGATCCTGATGTTCGGGAGAGTGCAGTAACCCCTGACGCACAACTCAACAATACCATCATCGCAACCCACCGGGTGCTCGAAGCGATCAGATTACACAAAATCCCTGAGATCGTCTTCACATCTACTTCCACCGTGTACGGAGAAGCAACCGTTATCCCGACACCTGAAACCTACACCCCCATGGAACCGGTATCAGTGTATGGTGCAGCAAAACTCGCATGTGAAGCCTTGATATCTGCATATTGCCACAGCTTCGGAGTCAGGGGATACATATTCAGATTCGCAAACATCATCGGTCCGAGAAGCGGTCACGGGGTTATTACTGACTTTATCAAAAAACTCAGGGCAAATCCGAAAGAACTTGAGATCCTTGGGGATGGAAAACAGACAAAATCATACCTTGAGGTGACTGCCTGTGTCGCAGCAATATCATACGTGATTGCCCATGCAAACGATCAGGTGAACACATACAATATCGGCTCAGAAGACTGGATCGATGTGACCACCATTGCTGATATCCTGGTAAAGGAAGCAGGTCTTGCAGGGGTCTCCTATAAGTATACCGGAGGAAGCAGGGGCTGGGTCGGAGATGTTCCAAAGATGCAACTCTCGGTTGAAAAACTCAAGTCTCTCGGATACACACCAACGATTGGTAGTCATGAGAGCGTCAGGCTGGCAGTCAGGGCAGCACTTTCGGGGCAGGAATGA
- a CDS encoding 4Fe-4S binding protein, giving the protein MALRIGCAAAPGQAQENKTGSWRVFKPVYDHEKCTGCSMCQLVCPEGCVHPQDKKFAPDYDFCKGCGLCAAECPVSAITMIKEEK; this is encoded by the coding sequence ATGGCTCTTCGTATTGGGTGTGCAGCAGCACCCGGGCAGGCTCAGGAGAACAAGACCGGTTCATGGAGGGTGTTCAAGCCAGTCTATGATCATGAGAAATGTACCGGTTGCAGTATGTGCCAGCTGGTCTGCCCTGAAGGCTGTGTTCATCCTCAAGATAAAAAGTTTGCACCAGATTATGACTTCTGTAAAGGCTGTGGTCTTTGTGCAGCAGAATGTCCTGTAAGTGCGATTACGATGATCAAGGAGGAGAAGTAA
- a CDS encoding methanogenesis marker 12 protein, with protein MFIGIDHGTTAMRFAGADACFKIPRKEATGFNMTDLARLTPHNTLDDIEGIAVTYSMGDNFSAITNIENLKNRGLVSREGAGEHTGGGTRVFDEIKRSGISAVAIPGLHRGSPTDPRFKAYSHQASPEKIGIAFEVSRHLGPDCIICDISSNTVSLLVKDGRIVGGLDACLFAPGRVHGALDLDAIRAIDTGTISANDAFLQAGVGKTLPDDQQIPALAMFAAMECASLALLSPGAPVALCGSLAEAVEPGVTQLLGTRPLVLDEWTAARGLASIAESVFKDKVSDIIGIPVDLTPIN; from the coding sequence ATGTTCATAGGGATCGATCACGGAACAACAGCCATGCGGTTTGCAGGAGCGGATGCCTGTTTTAAAATACCGCGTAAGGAAGCGACCGGATTTAACATGACCGATCTCGCACGCCTCACTCCTCATAATACTCTGGATGATATTGAAGGGATTGCAGTAACCTACTCGATGGGAGATAACTTCTCGGCAATTACAAACATCGAGAATCTGAAAAACCGGGGCCTTGTCAGCCGGGAGGGCGCCGGTGAACATACCGGTGGTGGTACCCGGGTGTTCGATGAGATTAAGAGAAGTGGCATTTCTGCAGTAGCCATTCCCGGGCTTCACCGTGGTTCTCCCACTGATCCCAGATTCAAGGCCTATTCCCATCAGGCAAGTCCTGAAAAGATTGGGATTGCTTTTGAAGTGAGCCGGCATCTGGGGCCTGACTGCATAATCTGTGATATCAGCTCCAATACTGTTTCATTGCTGGTAAAAGACGGACGTATTGTTGGAGGACTTGATGCCTGTCTCTTTGCACCTGGCAGGGTTCATGGTGCACTTGATCTTGATGCTATCAGGGCAATTGACACCGGAACTATCTCTGCAAATGATGCCTTTCTGCAGGCAGGTGTGGGAAAGACGTTGCCAGATGATCAGCAGATCCCTGCCCTTGCCATGTTTGCAGCAATGGAATGTGCATCTCTGGCTCTCTTATCTCCCGGAGCACCGGTTGCCCTTTGTGGAAGTCTAGCAGAGGCAGTGGAACCGGGAGTGACCCAGCTTCTTGGTACCCGGCCCCTTGTTCTTGATGAGTGGACTGCAGCACGGGGTCTTGCATCGATTGCAGAATCGGTTTTCAAAGATAAGGTATCTGATATTATTGGAATTCCGGTGGATCTAACTCCAATCAATTGA
- a CDS encoding ORC1-type DNA replication protein — protein sequence MPKKSLLMWDETLFRDPDVFEIDYIPDQFNYRENQMRELSFLLRPGLKGGRPLNAIIKGTPGTGKTTSVRKIFSDLDDIDSMMVPVQVNCQIENTRFSILSEIYKKLTGHGPSAAGNSFKRVFESIAQSMIEQNRVVVVALDDANYLMVENELNKILYILLRSHEAYPGTRVGVIVIISDMEVDLSREIDSRVRSVFSPTEIYFPPYAEAEIFNILRERVLQGFYPGVLPDDMLRIITAHTMAAGDLRVGIDMLKRSALNAEMAAEREISREHIREAYKVSKYVHLQYSLKSLSTEEKDLIKLIAKASKADEQLTTGDLFEVAKKDLKIGYTSFYEMVQKLDSLRLLNLQFKEGRGRTRLINLRYDPDKILLYL from the coding sequence ATGCCGAAGAAGAGTTTACTGATGTGGGACGAGACCCTCTTCCGGGACCCCGACGTTTTTGAGATAGATTATATTCCTGATCAGTTTAATTACCGTGAAAACCAGATGCGCGAACTTTCGTTCCTGCTGAGGCCAGGGCTGAAAGGAGGAAGGCCACTCAACGCCATCATCAAGGGAACGCCCGGAACTGGAAAGACCACATCAGTGAGGAAGATCTTCTCCGATCTCGATGACATTGATTCCATGATGGTCCCGGTTCAGGTAAACTGTCAGATAGAAAATACCCGCTTCTCAATTCTTTCAGAGATATATAAAAAACTTACAGGCCATGGTCCTTCAGCTGCAGGAAATTCATTCAAAAGGGTTTTTGAGTCTATTGCCCAGTCAATGATAGAGCAGAACCGGGTTGTGGTTGTTGCCCTTGATGATGCAAACTATCTGATGGTTGAGAATGAACTCAACAAGATTCTCTACATTCTCCTCAGGTCACATGAGGCATATCCGGGAACGCGAGTCGGGGTCATCGTAATCATTTCAGATATGGAGGTTGATCTCTCCCGGGAAATTGACAGCAGGGTCAGGTCAGTATTTTCCCCAACCGAGATCTACTTCCCTCCTTATGCAGAGGCTGAAATCTTTAACATCCTTCGTGAACGGGTACTGCAGGGATTTTATCCGGGTGTTCTTCCTGATGATATGCTGAGGATCATCACTGCCCATACGATGGCTGCAGGAGATCTCAGGGTAGGCATTGACATGCTGAAACGCTCTGCACTCAATGCAGAGATGGCAGCAGAACGTGAGATCAGCAGAGAGCATATCAGAGAAGCATATAAAGTTTCAAAATATGTCCATCTCCAGTACAGCCTCAAATCCTTAAGTACAGAAGAAAAAGATCTCATTAAACTGATTGCAAAGGCATCAAAGGCTGATGAGCAGCTTACAACCGGCGATCTCTTCGAGGTTGCAAAAAAGGACCTGAAAATCGGGTATACATCATTTTATGAAATGGTCCAGAAACTGGACAGCCTCCGTCTGCTGAATCTTCAGTTCAAGGAAGGAAGAGGACGGACACGCCTGATCAATCTCCGGTATGATCCTGATAAAATTCTTTTATATCTATAA